From Caulobacter segnis, a single genomic window includes:
- a CDS encoding M23 family metallopeptidase has translation MHRRSDDEVSFDPRSWVRKTSSPAKTAAEQSSLSRSSSALRRRNLVMLGAVALLAAGLVVGWMAWRAPVKSSRPAPAAGPARVEGLRRTFVIDRVQDLAAALVAEGVTMERAVRLGLAANEKLNAAPGELRVALRFRPGQAGVVDSIELRRADGSGLLLRGDGASGVEAKPLASDRVVAVKVVRGEMDANSFYSSAVAAGVRDSLIDDFAAAFAFDFDFQREIKPGDIFEAAFERQMDGEGGVAGSERLVYVSLQTGAKSRALYAFQPSGDAQPSWFDGNGVSVVRGLMRTPVNGARITSSFGPRLHPVLGYTRLHKGTDFAVPIGTAVLASGDGVVEFVGVHGGHGNFVRIRHKADLETAYAHLSRFAPGVVVGATVRQGQPIAFSGNTGLSSGPHLHYEVIVGGAQVDPMSFQLNQGRTLNGQALEAFRHERDRIDALRAAQNG, from the coding sequence ATGCATCGCCGTTCCGACGATGAAGTTTCCTTCGATCCCCGTAGCTGGGTGAGAAAGACTTCTTCCCCCGCCAAAACCGCCGCCGAACAGTCAAGCTTGTCACGGTCAAGCTCGGCCTTGCGTCGTCGTAATCTCGTCATGTTGGGCGCGGTGGCGCTCTTGGCGGCGGGCTTGGTGGTAGGATGGATGGCGTGGCGAGCGCCCGTGAAGTCGTCGCGGCCGGCCCCCGCCGCTGGGCCCGCGCGCGTCGAAGGCCTGCGCCGGACCTTCGTGATCGACCGTGTCCAGGATCTGGCGGCCGCGCTGGTCGCCGAGGGCGTGACCATGGAGCGAGCGGTTCGGCTGGGGTTGGCGGCTAACGAAAAGCTGAACGCCGCGCCCGGCGAGCTTCGCGTGGCGTTGCGCTTCCGCCCGGGTCAGGCCGGTGTCGTGGACAGCATCGAGCTGCGTCGTGCCGACGGTTCCGGCCTGCTGTTGAGGGGTGACGGCGCGAGCGGCGTGGAAGCAAAGCCCCTGGCGTCGGATCGCGTCGTCGCGGTCAAGGTGGTGCGGGGCGAGATGGACGCCAACAGTTTCTATTCGTCCGCCGTGGCGGCTGGCGTCAGGGACTCGTTGATCGATGATTTCGCCGCCGCGTTCGCGTTCGACTTCGACTTCCAGCGGGAAATCAAGCCGGGCGACATCTTCGAGGCCGCGTTCGAGCGCCAGATGGACGGCGAGGGGGGCGTGGCCGGCAGCGAGCGGCTCGTCTACGTGTCGCTGCAGACGGGGGCGAAATCCCGCGCCCTCTATGCCTTTCAGCCGTCCGGTGACGCTCAGCCCAGTTGGTTCGACGGCAATGGCGTCAGCGTCGTGCGCGGGTTGATGCGCACGCCGGTCAACGGCGCGCGCATCACCTCCAGTTTCGGGCCGCGCCTTCATCCGGTGCTGGGCTATACCCGCCTTCACAAGGGGACGGACTTCGCCGTCCCGATTGGCACCGCCGTCCTGGCCTCCGGCGATGGGGTGGTCGAGTTCGTCGGCGTCCACGGCGGGCACGGCAACTTCGTGCGGATTCGGCACAAGGCGGATCTGGAGACGGCCTACGCCCACCTTTCGCGGTTCGCGCCCGGTGTCGTCGTCGGAGCGACGGTGCGCCAGGGCCAGCCGATCGCGTTTTCTGGCAATACCGGCCTCTCGTCAGGGCCGCATCTTCACTACGAGGTGATCGTCGGCGGCGCCCAGGTCGACCCCATGAGTTTCCAGCTCAATCAGGGGCGAACCCTCAATGGTCAAGCTTTGGAGGCGTTCCGCCACGAGCGTGACAGGATTGATGCCCTTAGGGCGGCGCAGAACGGATAA
- a CDS encoding RHS repeat-associated core domain-containing protein has product MEAALAAARVGDQIEHSNAMLGFLIGAAVGLAVGVALLGAVVAAPFTGGLSLCAGVAAVAALGGIVAGVGAGAMAGGVLGGLMSVPSGPIITGSLNVFVNGIPAARGVRDIVACIKHGQVPKRIAQGSKTVGINSLPAARKGDKTECDGTIAAGSPNVFIGAEPGTFLPISPEIPEWMSATAKWMMIIGGGVALGAGLLGAALGGLAAVAAFVGEVGLAVVTSAAGKMIGGAIGEAFWGEKGRIAGETIGELAGVPGARNAIRSLRGHPVDVATGELIVEYTDFELPGPLPLTWTRRWNSASNVNGDLGWGWSHPFDMALEVLPREGLVRARLDDGRLTFFPIPRPGEPMVNLAEQLVLHAQADSYRLGSYDGLNHLFQRHPDGVHRLAVVRDGAGNQIRIERDEVGRILALIDAGGRRLRVASDEAGRIVGVDGPHPDEPGVWRRLVSYAYGADGDLVEATDARGASATYRHAQHLIVEEQRRGGFRFYFRWDNLALGRRARCVETWGDNNLYHCRFDYRPDDHVTVVADDQGAETLYAYNRIGLVVLERDPLGHEQHWLWSETGALLEYKDGEGRASTFAYDDLNRLVRQTGPDGASTEAGFEAALDAASLDSPSLGLPLFATTRSGGVNRYAYDHRGQLISAIDPLGRETRFLRDERGLPLAIRDDEGVLRRFGWDEQGLLAWETDGRGRGRELRHDALGRPRAVTVDGQTTRYERDENGNILTITRARDGVRVRLAYDAEDNVVEHVDPGGRTTRWEYAGLPVPIARTEPSGDTLRYGYDGVLRLVSLTNAKGEVHRFDTDPAGRVVRETGFDGREIRYAWDASDLMVERRDAAGATRFHLDEAGRVILVNYPDGQRHRFAWDAAGRLLSAVSPERSVRLAYDAAGQLISERQDDLALVHRYDGRGRRTATRLPDGREVAVVYDAGDGFTAVSLDGRVVAAVQRDQAGREVLRRAGALETASEHDSAGFLVRQHAQRRGHATPVIERRYAYDLHGQLVALSDLARGEKRYRHDSNARLVGVEGATPEAFVADPSGNMLPVGPGGVEGVASGDRLRVWGDRRFEYDANGRRVRELRGAGDGRELRYAYDGTGRLSEVAERSRRGLRVTRFGYDALGRRAWKETREAPPNAANAEPGAPAPEPNVARTVFYWDGDVLLAESAAGAPDPLSTLYLHEPGAFKPLALARRRAPDETAELHHFQLDVAGTPQELTNDNGEVTWRRDFTVWGAVAREAESEVDNPIRFQGQYADAETGLHYNRFRYYDPHVARYVSPDPIGLVGGPNPYAYVPDPTSWIDPLGLTPCKFDWKAGRLREVETGRFHPWRPDPKTYMSAGQIDAHLAPFRNGAAKIVPSAPTRPVGPPQGHYVMSRSDADAVIKRTGGDPRKLEQELGLDNGYLGDKPQLIAIDNPQGLRMPTGNEPGANEHWIPGGVTSGGVREAVINQTPLSDIKVIPIPHSP; this is encoded by the coding sequence ATGGAAGCCGCGCTTGCCGCCGCCCGCGTGGGCGATCAGATCGAGCATTCCAATGCGATGCTGGGCTTTCTGATCGGCGCGGCCGTCGGCTTGGCGGTGGGCGTGGCCCTGCTCGGCGCCGTCGTGGCCGCGCCGTTCACCGGCGGCCTCTCTCTTTGCGCGGGGGTCGCCGCGGTGGCCGCCTTGGGAGGCATAGTCGCGGGGGTCGGCGCGGGAGCCATGGCCGGCGGCGTACTGGGCGGGCTGATGAGCGTGCCGAGCGGCCCCATCATCACCGGCTCCCTGAACGTCTTCGTCAATGGCATCCCCGCCGCGCGCGGCGTCCGGGACATTGTCGCCTGCATCAAGCACGGCCAGGTCCCGAAGCGGATCGCCCAGGGCAGCAAGACCGTCGGCATCAACAGCCTGCCGGCGGCCCGCAAGGGCGACAAGACCGAGTGCGACGGGACGATCGCCGCCGGCTCGCCCAACGTCTTCATCGGCGCCGAGCCGGGCACCTTCCTGCCGATCAGCCCCGAAATCCCCGAATGGATGAGCGCCACCGCCAAGTGGATGATGATCATCGGCGGCGGCGTGGCCTTGGGCGCGGGCCTGCTCGGCGCGGCGCTGGGCGGCCTGGCCGCGGTCGCCGCCTTTGTCGGCGAGGTCGGGCTGGCGGTGGTGACCAGCGCCGCCGGCAAGATGATCGGCGGGGCGATCGGCGAGGCCTTCTGGGGCGAGAAGGGCCGCATTGCCGGCGAGACGATCGGCGAATTGGCCGGCGTGCCCGGCGCTCGCAACGCGATCCGCAGCCTTCGTGGCCATCCGGTCGACGTGGCGACCGGCGAGCTGATCGTCGAATACACCGACTTCGAACTGCCCGGTCCCCTGCCCCTGACCTGGACGCGGCGCTGGAACTCCGCCTCGAACGTCAACGGCGATCTCGGCTGGGGCTGGTCGCACCCGTTCGACATGGCGCTGGAGGTCCTGCCGCGCGAGGGCCTCGTGCGCGCGCGCCTCGACGATGGTCGCCTGACCTTCTTCCCGATCCCCAGGCCGGGCGAGCCTATGGTCAACCTGGCCGAACAGCTGGTGTTGCACGCCCAGGCGGACAGCTATCGGCTCGGAAGCTATGACGGCCTGAACCATCTGTTCCAACGCCACCCCGACGGCGTTCACCGCCTGGCGGTCGTGCGCGACGGGGCCGGAAACCAGATCCGGATCGAGCGGGACGAGGTCGGGCGGATCCTGGCCCTGATCGACGCCGGCGGACGGCGGCTGCGGGTCGCCAGCGACGAAGCCGGACGGATCGTCGGCGTTGACGGCCCGCATCCCGACGAGCCTGGCGTCTGGCGGCGTCTGGTGTCCTACGCCTATGGCGCCGACGGCGACCTCGTGGAGGCGACCGACGCCCGCGGGGCCTCGGCGACCTACCGTCACGCCCAGCATCTGATCGTCGAGGAGCAAAGGCGCGGCGGATTCCGGTTCTACTTCCGCTGGGACAACCTGGCCTTGGGCCGTCGCGCCCGCTGCGTCGAGACCTGGGGCGACAACAACCTCTACCACTGCCGGTTCGACTACCGCCCCGACGACCATGTCACCGTGGTCGCCGACGACCAGGGCGCGGAGACGCTCTACGCCTACAACCGCATTGGCCTGGTGGTGCTGGAACGCGATCCGCTGGGACACGAGCAGCATTGGCTCTGGTCCGAGACCGGCGCCCTGCTGGAGTACAAGGATGGCGAAGGGCGCGCCTCCACCTTCGCCTATGACGATCTGAACCGTCTCGTGCGCCAGACAGGGCCGGACGGGGCCTCGACCGAGGCCGGTTTCGAGGCTGCGCTCGACGCCGCGTCGCTGGACTCGCCCAGCCTCGGCCTGCCGCTTTTCGCGACCACGCGCTCCGGCGGCGTCAACCGCTACGCCTACGATCATCGCGGCCAACTGATCTCGGCGATCGATCCCCTCGGGCGCGAAACCAGGTTCCTGCGAGACGAGCGCGGCCTGCCGCTGGCGATCCGCGACGACGAGGGCGTGCTCCGCCGTTTCGGCTGGGACGAGCAAGGCCTCTTGGCCTGGGAGACCGACGGCCGTGGCCGCGGCCGCGAGCTGCGCCACGACGCCCTCGGCCGGCCGCGCGCCGTCACGGTCGACGGCCAGACCACGCGTTATGAGCGCGACGAGAACGGCAACATCCTGACCATCACCCGCGCCCGCGACGGGGTGCGAGTGCGTCTGGCCTACGACGCCGAGGACAATGTCGTAGAGCATGTCGATCCAGGCGGACGGACGACCCGCTGGGAGTATGCCGGCCTGCCGGTCCCGATCGCGCGCACCGAGCCCTCCGGCGATACGCTGCGCTACGGTTATGACGGCGTGCTGAGGCTGGTCAGCCTTACCAACGCCAAGGGCGAGGTCCATCGCTTCGACACAGATCCCGCCGGGCGGGTGGTGCGCGAGACCGGGTTCGACGGACGCGAGATTCGCTATGCCTGGGACGCCAGCGACCTGATGGTCGAGCGCCGCGATGCGGCCGGCGCCACGCGCTTCCATCTCGACGAGGCTGGCCGGGTGATCCTGGTCAACTACCCCGACGGCCAGCGCCACCGCTTCGCCTGGGACGCGGCCGGGCGCCTGCTGTCGGCGGTCTCGCCGGAGCGTTCGGTTCGCCTGGCTTATGACGCGGCCGGACAACTGATCAGCGAACGTCAGGACGACCTTGCCCTTGTCCACCGCTACGACGGCCGGGGGCGGCGCACCGCCACGCGGCTGCCGGACGGACGCGAGGTGGCGGTCGTCTATGACGCTGGCGACGGTTTCACCGCGGTGTCTCTGGACGGCCGCGTGGTGGCCGCCGTGCAGCGCGACCAGGCCGGCCGCGAGGTGCTCCGGCGCGCTGGGGCGCTGGAAACCGCTAGCGAACACGATTCCGCTGGCTTCCTCGTGCGCCAGCACGCCCAACGCCGAGGCCACGCGACGCCGGTGATCGAGCGTCGCTACGCCTATGATCTCCACGGCCAACTCGTGGCGCTCAGCGACCTGGCGCGGGGCGAAAAGCGCTATCGCCACGACAGCAACGCCCGGCTGGTTGGGGTGGAGGGAGCGACACCGGAGGCCTTCGTCGCTGATCCTTCCGGCAACATGCTGCCAGTGGGGCCAGGCGGTGTCGAAGGTGTCGCCAGCGGCGATCGCTTGCGGGTCTGGGGCGACCGGCGCTTCGAGTACGACGCCAACGGGCGGCGGGTCCGCGAGCTGCGCGGAGCCGGAGACGGACGTGAGCTGCGTTACGCCTATGACGGGACGGGACGGCTCTCGGAGGTGGCGGAGCGCTCGCGCCGAGGCCTGCGGGTAACGCGGTTCGGCTACGACGCCCTGGGCCGGCGCGCCTGGAAGGAGACGCGCGAAGCGCCGCCGAACGCCGCCAACGCCGAGCCTGGCGCGCCGGCTCCAGAGCCGAATGTCGCGCGGACGGTGTTCTACTGGGATGGCGACGTGCTTCTGGCCGAAAGCGCGGCGGGCGCTCCCGATCCACTGTCGACCCTCTATCTGCATGAACCCGGCGCCTTCAAGCCGTTGGCCCTGGCGCGGCGGCGCGCGCCGGACGAGACTGCGGAGCTTCATCACTTCCAGCTGGACGTGGCGGGCACGCCGCAAGAGCTGACCAACGACAATGGCGAGGTCACTTGGCGGCGCGACTTCACGGTATGGGGCGCGGTGGCGCGCGAGGCGGAGTCGGAGGTGGACAACCCCATCCGCTTCCAGGGCCAGTATGCCGACGCGGAAACCGGCCTGCACTACAACCGCTTTCGCTACTACGACCCCCACGTCGCCCGATACGTCTCCCCCGATCCGATCGGCCTGGTGGGCGGCCCCAACCCCTATGCCTATGTCCCCGACCCGACCAGCTGGATCGACCCGCTGGGCTTGACGCCGTGCAAGTTTGATTGGAAGGCGGGCAGGCTTCGCGAGGTGGAAACAGGGCGCTTCCATCCCTGGCGCCCCGATCCGAAGACCTATATGTCAGCCGGGCAGATCGACGCGCATCTGGCGCCGTTCCGCAATGGTGCGGCTAAGATCGTCCCAAGCGCGCCGACGCGCCCCGTGGGCCCGCCGCAAGGGCACTACGTCATGTCGCGGTCCGATGCGGACGCGGTCATCAAGCGGACCGGCGGAGATCCCCGAAAACTGGAACAGGAGTTGGGGCTCGACAACGGCTATCTCGGTGATAAGCCGCAGCTCATCGCGATCGACAATCCGCAAGGATTGCGCATGCCGACGGGCAACGAGCCTGGCGCGAACGAGCATTGGATTCCTGGCGGCGTGACAAGCGGCGGCGTGCGCGAGGCGGTCATCAACCAGACGCCGCTCAGCGATATCAAGGTCATCCCGATCCCGCATTCACCTTAG
- the tssK gene encoding type VI secretion system baseplate subunit TssK, protein MQSDSRVAWREGLFLRQQHFQQQDRYLEALITARASGLRPYPWGVSQLKINADLAALGKFAVESMSGVLPDGLPFSIPGDLPPPPPLDIPADARDVVVYLTLPARQAGAVEFKGREERDTAAVRYLVDEEDVTDAFSEERGQEPIEVARPNLAFGVTQDQTYGRVLLGLARIREAHNGGLVFDERYIPPALDIQASRRLSGFLTDIIGRASQRIDELALRAVEATDGGAETFASFLLLQALNRWTPQLRHLAALPGVHPERLYETFLGMAGELATLTRPDRRPPPFPDYVHEKLQPTFEPVFEVLQSALSAVFDRSAIQLPLQMAGLGAYTSRITDHNLYKNGYFYLAVNARASLDDIRGRFPSVAKIGAVQKMREIVDSALPGVPLRHTPTPPPQLRVIPGYVYFELDRSAPDWRDFASAAALGLHVAGDWPELKLELWCVKGTGR, encoded by the coding sequence ATGCAGAGCGACAGCCGCGTCGCGTGGCGCGAGGGTCTTTTCCTTCGACAACAGCACTTCCAACAGCAGGATCGCTATCTGGAGGCGCTGATTACAGCCCGGGCCAGCGGCCTGCGTCCCTATCCCTGGGGCGTATCGCAACTCAAGATCAACGCGGACCTGGCGGCATTGGGCAAGTTCGCGGTCGAATCAATGTCGGGCGTGTTGCCGGATGGACTGCCCTTCTCGATTCCGGGTGACCTGCCGCCGCCACCGCCGCTCGACATCCCCGCCGACGCCCGGGATGTCGTCGTCTACCTGACCCTCCCCGCCCGCCAGGCCGGCGCCGTCGAGTTCAAGGGACGCGAGGAGCGCGACACGGCCGCCGTGCGCTACCTGGTCGACGAAGAGGACGTCACCGACGCTTTCTCCGAGGAACGCGGGCAGGAGCCGATCGAGGTCGCCCGACCCAACCTCGCCTTCGGGGTGACCCAGGACCAGACCTATGGCCGTGTCCTGTTGGGATTGGCGCGCATCCGCGAGGCGCACAACGGCGGGCTGGTGTTCGACGAGCGCTACATCCCTCCGGCGCTCGACATCCAGGCCAGTCGTCGCCTCTCGGGCTTTCTGACGGACATCATCGGTCGGGCATCCCAGCGCATCGACGAACTGGCGTTGCGCGCGGTCGAGGCCACCGATGGCGGCGCCGAGACCTTCGCCAGCTTCCTCCTTCTGCAGGCGTTGAATCGCTGGACGCCGCAATTGCGTCATCTGGCCGCCCTGCCCGGCGTGCATCCCGAGCGTCTTTACGAAACCTTCCTGGGCATGGCCGGCGAATTGGCCACGCTGACCCGGCCCGATCGCCGACCGCCGCCATTTCCCGACTACGTCCACGAAAAGTTGCAGCCGACCTTCGAACCGGTCTTCGAGGTCCTGCAATCGGCGCTCTCGGCGGTGTTCGATCGCTCGGCGATCCAGCTTCCGCTGCAGATGGCCGGCCTGGGCGCCTACACCTCGCGGATCACCGACCATAATCTTTACAAGAACGGCTACTTCTACCTCGCCGTGAACGCCCGTGCGTCCCTGGATGACATCCGCGGCCGTTTTCCGTCGGTGGCCAAGATCGGCGCGGTTCAGAAGATGCGCGAGATCGTCGACTCCGCCCTGCCCGGCGTCCCGCTCCGTCACACGCCGACGCCGCCGCCTCAGCTTCGGGTCATCCCGGGCTACGTCTATTTCGAACTGGATCGCTCCGCGCCCGACTGGCGCGACTTCGCCAGCGCCGCCGCCCTAGGTCTGCACGTCGCCGGCGACTGGCCCGAGTTGAAGCTTGAACTCTGGTGCGTCAAGGGGACCGGCCGATGA
- a CDS encoding M61 family metallopeptidase gives MTPRLTLALCLVLTTASVALAGPKPAAPTPPIPAARAIDYPGVIELKVDVSDTTRKVFRVTEILPVTPGSLVLSLPKWIPGEHSPSAQIVLMSGFSITTDDGRRLAWRRDPVEMTAFHVDVPAGVQSLTIQLEQPTAQPGGPVRIAVTPNLVLLKWTAVALYPAGYEVGRIRVRPTLTVPAGWSLATALDGAETTGATTRFAATSFETLMDSPVYAGRHKASFDLAPGSPRPVRLNVFADDPKDLKATPAQIEVHRRLIQQTDKLFGGARNFDHYDFLLSLNPTVGYLGAEHQRSSENGYSSAGYFTAWETAFSGRDILAHEYVHAWNGKHRRPADLWTPDYTTPMRNSLLWVYEGLTEYYGDTLATRSGLYSPEQMRQRLALIAANAQATPGRSWRSLRDTTNAYIMNSAGGTGSTSWLRSLDYYEEGQLLWLDVDTLIRERTHGARSLDDFARAFFGVDDGDMSVSTYDFEDVVAALNAVTPYDWASFLNARLDAHDRAPLDGLARSGWGLVFETRPSAYVTAYENDAEVSLLTFSLGAEIGRDGAVKETLWDGPLFRAGVIAGTRIVRVAGKPYTPEALNAAIIAAAKPGSPPITLGVKADDQVRVVRVPYHGGPRYPRLKRLTQTPDRLEQILSAR, from the coding sequence ATGACGCCCAGGCTGACCTTGGCCCTGTGTCTGGTCCTGACGACCGCATCGGTCGCACTGGCCGGTCCCAAGCCTGCCGCGCCGACACCGCCGATCCCCGCGGCGCGGGCCATCGATTATCCGGGCGTCATCGAGCTCAAGGTCGATGTCAGCGATACGACGCGCAAGGTGTTCCGGGTCACCGAGATCCTTCCGGTGACGCCTGGCTCCCTAGTGCTCTCGTTGCCCAAATGGATCCCCGGGGAGCATTCGCCCAGCGCCCAGATCGTGCTGATGAGCGGCTTTTCGATCACCACCGACGACGGCCGCCGCCTGGCCTGGCGGCGCGACCCGGTCGAGATGACGGCCTTCCACGTCGATGTCCCGGCTGGGGTCCAATCCCTCACCATCCAGCTGGAACAGCCCACGGCCCAGCCCGGCGGCCCTGTGCGGATCGCGGTGACACCCAATCTGGTGCTGCTGAAATGGACGGCCGTCGCCCTCTATCCGGCCGGCTACGAGGTCGGCCGCATTCGCGTCCGCCCGACCCTGACCGTCCCGGCGGGCTGGAGCCTCGCCACCGCCCTGGACGGCGCGGAGACCACCGGCGCGACCACGCGCTTCGCCGCCACCAGCTTCGAAACCTTGATGGATTCCCCGGTCTATGCCGGCCGCCACAAGGCGAGCTTCGACCTCGCTCCGGGATCGCCGCGGCCAGTGCGCCTGAACGTTTTCGCGGACGATCCCAAGGACCTGAAGGCGACCCCGGCCCAGATCGAGGTCCATCGCCGCCTGATCCAGCAAACCGACAAGCTGTTCGGCGGAGCGCGCAACTTCGACCACTACGACTTCCTGCTCAGCCTGAACCCCACGGTAGGCTATCTGGGCGCCGAGCATCAGCGGTCCAGCGAGAACGGCTACAGCTCGGCGGGCTATTTCACGGCCTGGGAGACCGCCTTCAGCGGCCGCGACATCCTGGCCCACGAATATGTACACGCCTGGAACGGCAAGCACCGGCGTCCGGCCGACCTGTGGACGCCGGACTACACGACGCCGATGCGCAACAGCCTGCTCTGGGTCTATGAGGGCCTGACCGAATACTACGGCGACACGCTAGCGACGCGGTCGGGTCTCTATTCGCCCGAGCAGATGCGCCAGCGCCTGGCCCTGATCGCGGCCAATGCCCAAGCCACGCCGGGCCGCAGCTGGCGCAGTCTGCGGGACACGACGAACGCCTACATCATGAACTCGGCGGGCGGCACGGGCTCCACCAGCTGGCTGCGGTCGCTCGACTACTACGAAGAGGGCCAGCTGCTGTGGCTGGACGTCGACACCCTGATCCGCGAGCGCACCCATGGCGCCAGATCGCTGGACGATTTCGCCCGCGCCTTCTTCGGCGTGGACGACGGCGACATGAGCGTTTCGACCTACGACTTCGAGGATGTCGTCGCCGCCTTGAACGCGGTGACGCCCTACGACTGGGCCAGTTTCCTCAATGCCCGCCTCGACGCCCACGATCGCGCGCCGCTCGACGGCCTGGCGCGTTCGGGTTGGGGCCTGGTCTTCGAGACGCGGCCGTCGGCCTATGTCACCGCCTATGAGAACGACGCCGAGGTCAGCCTGTTGACCTTCTCGCTGGGCGCGGAGATCGGCCGGGACGGCGCGGTCAAGGAAACGCTCTGGGACGGTCCGCTCTTCCGGGCCGGCGTCATCGCCGGAACCCGGATCGTCAGGGTCGCCGGCAAGCCCTACACTCCCGAGGCCCTGAACGCCGCGATCATCGCGGCCGCCAAGCCAGGCTCGCCCCCGATCACGCTCGGTGTGAAGGCCGACGACCAGGTCCGCGTCGTTCGGGTCCCCTATCACGGCGGTCCGAGATATCCGCGCCTGAAGCGTCTGACGCAGACTCCCGACCGGCTTGAGCAGATTCTCTCGGCCCGATAG
- a CDS encoding thioesterase domain-containing protein: MIVIIDGTGPSDDKEYAKEMGNSFPSQIAKQVVGSTYFRGPSLTGSEVSQIADRAVGAAQGSGPIMLVGYSRGGCTAIITAKRLKAQGKRVKAMFLFDAVDMQTSELGLSQTIPDNVDFVAHARTARSLGFWIRNPVKSRFYFYNTGRWLDGHGILEEKKFTGTHGAAGGVPWADVVGDRACALAVAEWMNGQLKSQGVNATLKA, encoded by the coding sequence ATGATCGTCATCATCGATGGAACCGGACCGAGCGACGACAAGGAGTATGCGAAAGAAATGGGGAACTCCTTCCCCAGTCAGATAGCCAAGCAAGTTGTTGGAAGTACTTACTTTCGAGGACCTTCGCTGACCGGTAGCGAGGTCTCTCAGATCGCTGACCGCGCCGTTGGGGCCGCGCAAGGCTCCGGTCCCATCATGCTGGTCGGCTACAGCCGCGGAGGCTGTACGGCGATCATCACGGCCAAGCGGCTCAAGGCGCAGGGCAAGCGCGTCAAGGCGATGTTCCTGTTCGACGCCGTCGACATGCAGACCAGCGAGCTTGGCCTGTCCCAGACCATTCCCGACAATGTGGATTTCGTCGCCCACGCGCGCACGGCCAGAAGCCTGGGTTTCTGGATCCGCAACCCTGTGAAGTCGCGGTTCTACTTCTACAACACGGGTCGCTGGCTCGACGGCCACGGCATCTTGGAGGAGAAGAAGTTCACTGGCACGCACGGGGCCGCCGGGGGCGTGCCTTGGGCCGACGTCGTCGGTGACCGCGCCTGCGCCTTGGCCGTCGCCGAGTGGATGAATGGCCAGCTCAAGTCGCAGGGCGTCAACGCCACGCTGAAGGCCTGA
- a CDS encoding DcrB-related protein: MAQDCRTAEFSFLVPDDWKDRRVIAWSSQPRPGQAVVPNILATYDRLPTDKTIEAFVDAQAADLARQAKKFSLIGRREVLIDGRRGLEILFRWDAGSGLLRQRQIYVPLDDGRLITLVNTALDSEFEAVDPLFLDMLSGFKWL, translated from the coding sequence ATGGCCCAGGACTGCCGGACCGCTGAGTTCTCGTTTTTGGTGCCGGACGACTGGAAGGACCGCCGGGTGATCGCCTGGTCCAGCCAGCCTCGTCCCGGACAGGCGGTGGTTCCCAACATCCTGGCCACCTACGACCGACTTCCGACCGACAAGACCATCGAGGCGTTTGTTGACGCGCAGGCAGCGGACCTGGCCCGCCAGGCCAAGAAGTTCAGTCTGATTGGCCGGCGCGAGGTGCTCATCGACGGCCGCCGCGGCCTGGAGATCCTGTTCCGGTGGGACGCCGGTTCGGGCCTCTTGCGCCAGCGCCAAATCTACGTGCCGCTCGACGACGGCAGGCTGATCACGCTGGTGAACACGGCGCTGGACAGCGAGTTCGAGGCCGTCGACCCGCTGTTCCTGGACATGCTGAGCGGCTTCAAGTGGTTGTAG